A genomic region of Pseudovibrio sp. Tun.PSC04-5.I4 contains the following coding sequences:
- a CDS encoding LacI family DNA-binding transcriptional regulator, with product MATGIKQIAELANVSISTVSHVLNASAPISSQVQERVLSVARETGYLAKRRRKASISLLSTVLLVGTKKAFPKSDRNFVAWTMLNAFRKECQSRGIRLIPHIEEDEQIDPANVSRAVMKHRPQGIAVMQDDKQELIDVLAKLPCSSVILSGQDPSMRVDTVTPSNRYGAKLAVDHLLKLGHRNIGHLTWGRRRVGRQRTEGYLDALRLAGLETHPEMVIDVGDYQQDVVEDNMGKWLREHDGIAPYTAFFCSADNVALGAINALQNTGYNVPKDVSVTGFDNALFGELSNPPLTTMHVPMEEIGHVALNLLEEALTLPDGERSARRVELGCRLVERGSTAPPPAKKVEPEL from the coding sequence GTGGCAACCGGTATCAAGCAAATTGCAGAACTCGCGAACGTGTCAATCAGCACGGTTTCACATGTCTTAAATGCATCGGCTCCCATAAGCAGCCAAGTGCAGGAACGTGTATTAAGCGTTGCTCGTGAAACCGGATATCTTGCGAAGAGACGACGTAAAGCCTCTATTTCTCTTCTCTCGACTGTACTTTTGGTAGGAACAAAAAAAGCCTTTCCAAAATCCGACAGAAACTTCGTCGCTTGGACCATGCTCAACGCATTTCGGAAGGAATGCCAAAGTCGCGGTATCCGTCTCATCCCTCATATTGAAGAGGATGAGCAGATCGACCCCGCCAATGTCAGCCGCGCGGTTATGAAACACCGACCTCAGGGCATTGCTGTCATGCAAGATGACAAGCAAGAACTCATAGATGTCTTGGCTAAACTGCCCTGTTCCTCAGTCATTCTTAGCGGTCAAGATCCATCCATGCGGGTTGATACAGTGACCCCGAGCAACCGATACGGCGCAAAACTGGCCGTGGACCACCTCCTTAAACTGGGACATCGCAATATTGGTCATTTGACTTGGGGTCGTCGCCGTGTTGGCCGTCAAAGAACAGAGGGGTACCTTGACGCTCTTCGGCTGGCTGGCCTTGAAACTCATCCCGAGATGGTGATTGACGTTGGTGATTACCAGCAGGACGTGGTTGAAGACAATATGGGAAAGTGGTTGAGGGAGCATGATGGTATCGCCCCCTATACTGCGTTCTTCTGCTCAGCAGACAATGTTGCACTTGGCGCCATCAATGCACTTCAAAATACGGGCTACAACGTTCCCAAGGACGTATCTGTAACAGGCTTTGACAATGCATTATTCGGAGAACTCTCCAATCCTCCCCTCACCACAATGCATGTCCCTATGGAGGAGATCGGGCATGTCGCACTCAACCTGCTTGAAGAAGCTCTCACTCTGCCAGATGGCGAACGGAGCGCACGCCGTGTAGAATTAGGTTGCCGCCTGGTCGAAAGAGGCAGCACAGCTCCACCCCCTGCCAAGAAAGTGGAGCCGGAACTATGA